One Capricornis sumatraensis isolate serow.1 chromosome 8, serow.2, whole genome shotgun sequence genomic region harbors:
- the LOC138082961 gene encoding pregnancy-associated glycoprotein 1-like, translated as MLRNQTSLSTWSQERSMKWLVLLGLVAFSECIVKIPLRRVKTMRKNPSGKNMLNNFLKEHAYRLSQISFRGSNLTHPLSNYMDILYLGNITIGTPPQEFQVVFDTGSSDLWVSSDFCTRPACSTQAKFRHRQSSTFRLTNRTFHIIYGSGGLEGVVAHDTVRIGKLVSTDQPFGLSVKEYGFEDITFDGVLGLNYPNISFSGAIPIFDKLKNEGAISEPVFAFYLSKDEQKDSVVMFGGVDHRYYEGELNWIPLIEADDWIVRLDRISIERKVIACSGDCEAVVDTGAAFIAGPRTLVNNIQKLIGARRRGDKYYVSCSKINTLPSVTFTINGINYPIPGPAYVFKDDAGRCYTTFQESKVRLFTESWILGNVFLRVYFSVFDRGNDRIGLARAV; from the exons ATGCTGAGAAACCAAACTTCCCTGAGTACCTGGAGCCAGGAAAGAAGCATGAAGTGGCTTGTGCTCCTCGGGCTGGTGGCCTTCTCAGAGTGTATAGTCAA AATACCTCTAAGGAGAGTGAAGACCATGAGAAAAAACCCCAGTGGAAAAAACATGCTGAACAATTTCCTGAAGGAGCATGCTTACAGACTGTCCCAGATTTCTTTTCGTGGCTCAAATCTAACTCACCCACTGAGCAACTACATGGAT ATACTCTACCTGGGTAACATCACCATTGGAACACCCCCTCAGGAATTCCAGGTTGTCTTTGACACAGGCTCATCTGACTTGTGGGTGTCCTCCGACTTTTGCACCAGACCAGCCTGTT CTACACAGGCTAAGTTCAGACATCGTCAGTCTTCCACCTTCCGGCTTACCAATAGGACCTTCCATATCATCTATGGATCTGGGGGCCTGGAAGGAGTTGTTGCTCATGACACAGTTCGG ATTGGGAAACTTGTAAGTACTGACCAGCCGTTTGGTCTAAGTGTGAAGGAATACGGGTTTGAGGATATAACTTTTGATGGTGTCTTGGGCTTGAACTACCCCAACATATCCTTCTCTGGAGCCATCCCCATCTTTGATAAGCTGAAGAATGAAGGTGCCATTTCGGAGCCTGTTTTCGCCTTCTACTTGAGCAA AGACGAGCAGAAGGACAGTGTGGTGATGTTTGGTGGGGTGGACCACCGCTACTACGAGGGAGAGCTTAACTGGATACCACTGATCGAAGCAGATGACTGGATTGTACGCCTGGACCG CATCTCTATTGAAAGAAAGGTTATTGCTTGTTCTGGTGACTGTGAGGCCGTTGTTGACACCGGGGCAGCATTCATCGCAGGCCCAAGAACACTGGTCAATAACATACAGAAGCTCATCGGTGCCAGGCGGCGGGGTGACAAG TACTACGTTTCATGTTCTAAGATCAATACCCTGCCCTCTGTTACCTTCACAATCAACGGCATCAACTACCCAATACCAGGTCCAGCCTACGTCTTCAAG GATGATGCAGGCCGCTGCTATACCACCTTTCAAGAGAGCAAAGTAAGACTATTTACAGAGTCCTGGATCCTGGGAAACGTCTTCCTGAGGGTGTATTTCTCGGTCTTTGATCGAGGAAATGACAGGATTGGCCTGGCACGGGCAGTGTAA